One window from the genome of Choloepus didactylus isolate mChoDid1 chromosome 2, mChoDid1.pri, whole genome shotgun sequence encodes:
- the FUBP1 gene encoding far upstream element-binding protein 1 isoform X10, whose translation MADYSTVPPPSSGSASGGGGGGGGGVNDAFKDALQRARQIAAKIGGDAGTSLNSNDYGYGGQKRPLEDGDGSWTSPSSTTHWEGMPSPFKDQPDAKKVAPQNDSFGTQLPPMHQQQSRSVMTEEYKVPDGMVGFIIGRGGEQISRIQQESGCKIQIAPDSGGLPERSCMLTGTPESVQSAKRLLDQIVEKGRPAPGFHHGDGPGNAVQEIMIPASKAGLVIGKGGETIKQLQERAGVKMVMIQDGPQNTGADKPLRITGDPYKVQQAKEMVLELIRDQGGFREVRNEYGSRIGGNEGIDVPIPRFAVGIVIGRNGEMIKKIQNDAGVRIQFKPDDGTTPDRIAQITGPPDRCQHAAEIITDLLRSVQAGNPGGPGPGGRGRGRGQGNWNMGPPGGLQEFNFIVPTGKTGLIIGKGGETIKSISQQSGARIELQRNPPPNADPNMKLFTIRGTPQQIDYARQLIEEKIGGPVNPLGPPVPHGPHGVPGPHGPPGPPGPGAPMGPYNPAPYNPGPPGPAPHGPPAPYAPQGWGNAYPHWQQQAPPDPAKAGTDPNSAAWAAYYAHYYQQQAQPPPAAPTGAPATTQTNGQGDQQNPAPAGQVDYTKAWEEYYKKMGQQGQTQDYSKAWEEYYKKQGQAVPAPAGAPPGGQPDYSAAWAEYYRQQAAYYAQTSPQGMPQHPPAPQC comes from the exons ATGGCAGATTATTCAACCGTGCCTCCTCCTTCTTCGGGCTCAGctagcggcggcggcggcggaggaggaggaggagttaaCGATGCTTTCAAAGATGCGCTACAGAGAGCCCGGCAG attgcAGCAAAAATTGGAGGTGATGCTGGAACATCACTGAATTCAAATGACTATGGTTATGGGGGACAAAAAAGACCTTTGGAAGATGGAG ATGGCTCTTGGACAAGTCCGAGCAGTACAACACACTGGGAGGGAATGCCCTCTCCTTTTAAAG ATCAGCCGGATGCTAAGAAAGTTGCTCCTCAGAATGACT ctTTTGGAACACAGTTACCACCCATGCATCAACAGCAAAG cAGATCTGTGATGACAGAAGAATACAAAGTTCCAGATGGAATGGTTGGATTCA TAATTGGCAGAGGAGGTGAACAGATCTCACGCATACAACAGGAATCCGGATGCAAAATACAGATTGCTCCTG aCAGTGGTGGCCTTCCAGAAAGGTCTTGTATGTTAACTGGAACACCTGAGTCCGTCCA ATCAGCAAAACGGTTACTGGACCAGATTGTTGAAAAAGGAAGACCAGCTCCTGGCTTCCATCATGGAGATGGACCAGGTAATGCAGTTCAAGAAATCATGATTCCAGCTAGCAAGGCCGGATTAGTTATTGGAAAAGGAGGAGAGACGATTAAACAGCTTCAG GAGCGAGCTGGAGTTAAAATGGTTATGATTCAAGATGGGCCTCAGAACACTGGTGCTGACAAACCTCTTAGGATTACAGGAGACCCATACAAAGTTCAA CAAGCCAAGGAAATGGTGTTAGAGTTAATTCGTGATCAAGGTGGTTTCCGAGAAGTGCGAAATGAATATGGGTCAAGAATAGGAGGAAATGAAGGAATAGAT GTCCCTATCCCAAGATTTGCTGTTGGCATTGTAAtaggaagaaatggagagatgatcaaaaaaatacaaaatgatgcTGGTGTTCGAATTCAGTTTAAGCCAG aTGATGGAACAACACCTGATAGAATAGCACAAATAACAGGACCTCCAGATAGATGTCAGCATGCTGCAGAAATTATTACAGACCTTCTTCGAAGTGTTCAG GCTGGTAATCCTGGTGGTCCTGGACCTGGTGGTCGAGGAAGAGGTAGAGGTCAAGGCAACTGGAACATGGGACCACCTGGTGGACTAcaggaatttaattttattgttccaactgggaaaactggattaataataggaaaag gagGTGAAACCATAAAAAGCATAAGCCAACAGTCTGGTGCAAGAATAGAACTTCAGAGAAATCCTCCCCCTAATGCAGATCCTAATATGAAGTTATTTACAATTCGTGGCACTCCACAGCAAATAGACTATGCTCGGcaactcatagaagaaaagatTGGT GGCCCAGTAAATCCTTTAGGGCCACCTGTACCCCATGGGCCCCATGGTGTCCCGGGCCCCCATGGGCCTCCAGGGCCTCCAGGGCCTGGAGCTCCAATGGGACCATATAATCCTGCACCTTATAATCCAGGACCACCTGGTCCTGCTCCTCA TGGTCCTCCAGCCCCATATGCTCCCCAGGGATGGGGAAATGCCTATCCACACTGGCAGCAACAGGCGCCTCCTGATCCAG CTAAGGCAGGAACGGATCCAAATTCAGCAGCTTGGGCTGCTTATTATGCTCACTATTACCAGCAGCAAGCACAGCCACCACCTGCAGCTCCTACCGGTGCACCAGCTACAACCCAAACTAATGGACAAG GAGATCAGCAAAATCCAGCTCCAGCTGGGCAAGTTGATTATACAAAGGCTTGGGAAGAGTACTACAAGAAAATGG GTCAACAAGGGCAGACACAAGATTATTCAAAGGCTTGGGAGGAATATTACAAGAAGCAAG GTCAAGCAGTTCCTGCTCCCGCTGGGGCTCCACCAGGTGGTCAGCCAGATTATAGTGCAGCCTGGGCTGAGTATTATAGACAACAAGCAGCCTACTATGCCCAGACAAGTCCACAGGGAATGCCACAGCATCCTCCAGCACCTCAG TGCTGA
- the FUBP1 gene encoding far upstream element-binding protein 1 isoform X7: MADYSTVPPPSSGSASGGGGGGGGGVNDAFKDALQRARQIAAKIGGDAGTSLNSNDYGYGGQKRPLEDGDQPDAKKVAPQNDSFGTQLPPMHQQQRSVMTEEYKVPDGMVGFIIGRGGEQISRIQQESGCKIQIAPDSGGLPERSCMLTGTPESVQSAKRLLDQIVEKGRPAPGFHHGDGPGNAVQEIMIPASKAGLVIGKGGETIKQLQERAGVKMVMIQDGPQNTGADKPLRITGDPYKVQQAKEMVLELIRDQGGFREVRNEYGSRIGGNEGIDVPIPRFAVGIVIGRNGEMIKKIQNDAGVRIQFKPDDGTTPDRIAQITGPPDRCQHAAEIITDLLRSVQAGNPGGPGPGGRGRGRGQGNWNMGPPGGLQEFNFIVPTGKTGLIIGKGGETIKSISQQSGARIELQRNPPPNADPNMKLFTIRGTPQQIDYARQLIEEKIGGPVNPLGPPVPHGPHGVPGPHGPPGPPGPGAPMGPYNPAPYNPGPPGPAPHGPPAPYAPQGWGNAYPHWQQQAPPDPAKAGTDPNSAAWAAYYAHYYQQQAQPPPAAPTGAPATTQTNGQGDQQNPAPAGQVDYTKAWEEYYKKMGQQGQTQDYSKAWEEYYKKQGQAVPAPAGAPPGGQPDYSAAWAEYYRQQAAYYAQTSPQGMPQHPPAPQCLPRPSTLGSAAKSNSAEDAASTKS; encoded by the exons ATGGCAGATTATTCAACCGTGCCTCCTCCTTCTTCGGGCTCAGctagcggcggcggcggcggaggaggaggaggagttaaCGATGCTTTCAAAGATGCGCTACAGAGAGCCCGGCAG attgcAGCAAAAATTGGAGGTGATGCTGGAACATCACTGAATTCAAATGACTATGGTTATGGGGGACAAAAAAGACCTTTGGAAGATGGAG ATCAGCCGGATGCTAAGAAAGTTGCTCCTCAGAATGACT ctTTTGGAACACAGTTACCACCCATGCATCAACAGCAAAG ATCTGTGATGACAGAAGAATACAAAGTTCCAGATGGAATGGTTGGATTCA TAATTGGCAGAGGAGGTGAACAGATCTCACGCATACAACAGGAATCCGGATGCAAAATACAGATTGCTCCTG aCAGTGGTGGCCTTCCAGAAAGGTCTTGTATGTTAACTGGAACACCTGAGTCCGTCCA ATCAGCAAAACGGTTACTGGACCAGATTGTTGAAAAAGGAAGACCAGCTCCTGGCTTCCATCATGGAGATGGACCAGGTAATGCAGTTCAAGAAATCATGATTCCAGCTAGCAAGGCCGGATTAGTTATTGGAAAAGGAGGAGAGACGATTAAACAGCTTCAG GAGCGAGCTGGAGTTAAAATGGTTATGATTCAAGATGGGCCTCAGAACACTGGTGCTGACAAACCTCTTAGGATTACAGGAGACCCATACAAAGTTCAA CAAGCCAAGGAAATGGTGTTAGAGTTAATTCGTGATCAAGGTGGTTTCCGAGAAGTGCGAAATGAATATGGGTCAAGAATAGGAGGAAATGAAGGAATAGAT GTCCCTATCCCAAGATTTGCTGTTGGCATTGTAAtaggaagaaatggagagatgatcaaaaaaatacaaaatgatgcTGGTGTTCGAATTCAGTTTAAGCCAG aTGATGGAACAACACCTGATAGAATAGCACAAATAACAGGACCTCCAGATAGATGTCAGCATGCTGCAGAAATTATTACAGACCTTCTTCGAAGTGTTCAG GCTGGTAATCCTGGTGGTCCTGGACCTGGTGGTCGAGGAAGAGGTAGAGGTCAAGGCAACTGGAACATGGGACCACCTGGTGGACTAcaggaatttaattttattgttccaactgggaaaactggattaataataggaaaag gagGTGAAACCATAAAAAGCATAAGCCAACAGTCTGGTGCAAGAATAGAACTTCAGAGAAATCCTCCCCCTAATGCAGATCCTAATATGAAGTTATTTACAATTCGTGGCACTCCACAGCAAATAGACTATGCTCGGcaactcatagaagaaaagatTGGT GGCCCAGTAAATCCTTTAGGGCCACCTGTACCCCATGGGCCCCATGGTGTCCCGGGCCCCCATGGGCCTCCAGGGCCTCCAGGGCCTGGAGCTCCAATGGGACCATATAATCCTGCACCTTATAATCCAGGACCACCTGGTCCTGCTCCTCA TGGTCCTCCAGCCCCATATGCTCCCCAGGGATGGGGAAATGCCTATCCACACTGGCAGCAACAGGCGCCTCCTGATCCAG CTAAGGCAGGAACGGATCCAAATTCAGCAGCTTGGGCTGCTTATTATGCTCACTATTACCAGCAGCAAGCACAGCCACCACCTGCAGCTCCTACCGGTGCACCAGCTACAACCCAAACTAATGGACAAG GAGATCAGCAAAATCCAGCTCCAGCTGGGCAAGTTGATTATACAAAGGCTTGGGAAGAGTACTACAAGAAAATGG GTCAACAAGGGCAGACACAAGATTATTCAAAGGCTTGGGAGGAATATTACAAGAAGCAAG GTCAAGCAGTTCCTGCTCCCGCTGGGGCTCCACCAGGTGGTCAGCCAGATTATAGTGCAGCCTGGGCTGAGTATTATAGACAACAAGCAGCCTACTATGCCCAGACAAGTCCACAGGGAATGCCACAGCATCCTCCAGCACCTCAG TGCCTTCCCAGACCTTCCACCTTAGGTTCTGCTGCAAAAAGCAACAG TGCTGAAGATGCTGCAAGCACCAAATCATAG
- the FUBP1 gene encoding far upstream element-binding protein 1 isoform X13, with product MADYSTVPPPSSGSASGGGGGGGGGVNDAFKDALQRARQIAAKIGGDAGTSLNSNDYGYGGQKRPLEDGDQPDAKKVAPQNDSFGTQLPPMHQQQRSVMTEEYKVPDGMVGFIIGRGGEQISRIQQESGCKIQIAPDSGGLPERSCMLTGTPESVQSAKRLLDQIVEKGRPAPGFHHGDGPGNAVQEIMIPASKAGLVIGKGGETIKQLQERAGVKMVMIQDGPQNTGADKPLRITGDPYKVQQAKEMVLELIRDQGGFREVRNEYGSRIGGNEGIDVPIPRFAVGIVIGRNGEMIKKIQNDAGVRIQFKPDDGTTPDRIAQITGPPDRCQHAAEIITDLLRSVQAGNPGGPGPGGRGRGRGQGNWNMGPPGGLQEFNFIVPTGKTGLIIGKGGETIKSISQQSGARIELQRNPPPNADPNMKLFTIRGTPQQIDYARQLIEEKIGGPVNPLGPPVPHGPHGVPGPHGPPGPPGPGAPMGPYNPAPYNPGPPGPAPHGPPAPYAPQGWGNAYPHWQQQAPPDPAKAGTDPNSAAWAAYYAHYYQQQAQPPPAAPTGAPATTQTNGQGDQQNPAPAGQVDYTKAWEEYYKKMGQAVPAPAGAPPGGQPDYSAAWAEYYRQQAAYYAQTSPQGMPQHPPAPQCRFDPASIELAL from the exons ATGGCAGATTATTCAACCGTGCCTCCTCCTTCTTCGGGCTCAGctagcggcggcggcggcggaggaggaggaggagttaaCGATGCTTTCAAAGATGCGCTACAGAGAGCCCGGCAG attgcAGCAAAAATTGGAGGTGATGCTGGAACATCACTGAATTCAAATGACTATGGTTATGGGGGACAAAAAAGACCTTTGGAAGATGGAG ATCAGCCGGATGCTAAGAAAGTTGCTCCTCAGAATGACT ctTTTGGAACACAGTTACCACCCATGCATCAACAGCAAAG ATCTGTGATGACAGAAGAATACAAAGTTCCAGATGGAATGGTTGGATTCA TAATTGGCAGAGGAGGTGAACAGATCTCACGCATACAACAGGAATCCGGATGCAAAATACAGATTGCTCCTG aCAGTGGTGGCCTTCCAGAAAGGTCTTGTATGTTAACTGGAACACCTGAGTCCGTCCA ATCAGCAAAACGGTTACTGGACCAGATTGTTGAAAAAGGAAGACCAGCTCCTGGCTTCCATCATGGAGATGGACCAGGTAATGCAGTTCAAGAAATCATGATTCCAGCTAGCAAGGCCGGATTAGTTATTGGAAAAGGAGGAGAGACGATTAAACAGCTTCAG GAGCGAGCTGGAGTTAAAATGGTTATGATTCAAGATGGGCCTCAGAACACTGGTGCTGACAAACCTCTTAGGATTACAGGAGACCCATACAAAGTTCAA CAAGCCAAGGAAATGGTGTTAGAGTTAATTCGTGATCAAGGTGGTTTCCGAGAAGTGCGAAATGAATATGGGTCAAGAATAGGAGGAAATGAAGGAATAGAT GTCCCTATCCCAAGATTTGCTGTTGGCATTGTAAtaggaagaaatggagagatgatcaaaaaaatacaaaatgatgcTGGTGTTCGAATTCAGTTTAAGCCAG aTGATGGAACAACACCTGATAGAATAGCACAAATAACAGGACCTCCAGATAGATGTCAGCATGCTGCAGAAATTATTACAGACCTTCTTCGAAGTGTTCAG GCTGGTAATCCTGGTGGTCCTGGACCTGGTGGTCGAGGAAGAGGTAGAGGTCAAGGCAACTGGAACATGGGACCACCTGGTGGACTAcaggaatttaattttattgttccaactgggaaaactggattaataataggaaaag gagGTGAAACCATAAAAAGCATAAGCCAACAGTCTGGTGCAAGAATAGAACTTCAGAGAAATCCTCCCCCTAATGCAGATCCTAATATGAAGTTATTTACAATTCGTGGCACTCCACAGCAAATAGACTATGCTCGGcaactcatagaagaaaagatTGGT GGCCCAGTAAATCCTTTAGGGCCACCTGTACCCCATGGGCCCCATGGTGTCCCGGGCCCCCATGGGCCTCCAGGGCCTCCAGGGCCTGGAGCTCCAATGGGACCATATAATCCTGCACCTTATAATCCAGGACCACCTGGTCCTGCTCCTCA TGGTCCTCCAGCCCCATATGCTCCCCAGGGATGGGGAAATGCCTATCCACACTGGCAGCAACAGGCGCCTCCTGATCCAG CTAAGGCAGGAACGGATCCAAATTCAGCAGCTTGGGCTGCTTATTATGCTCACTATTACCAGCAGCAAGCACAGCCACCACCTGCAGCTCCTACCGGTGCACCAGCTACAACCCAAACTAATGGACAAG GAGATCAGCAAAATCCAGCTCCAGCTGGGCAAGTTGATTATACAAAGGCTTGGGAAGAGTACTACAAGAAAATGG GTCAAGCAGTTCCTGCTCCCGCTGGGGCTCCACCAGGTGGTCAGCCAGATTATAGTGCAGCCTGGGCTGAGTATTATAGACAACAAGCAGCCTACTATGCCCAGACAAGTCCACAGGGAATGCCACAGCATCCTCCAGCACCTCAG TGCAGGTTTGATCCAGCCAGTATAGAACTAGCTCTGTAG
- the FUBP1 gene encoding far upstream element-binding protein 1 isoform X8, with protein sequence MADYSTVPPPSSGSASGGGGGGGGGVNDAFKDALQRARQIAAKIGGDAGTSLNSNDYGYGGQKRPLEDGDGSWTSPSSTTHWEGMPSPFKDQPDAKKVAPQNDSFGTQLPPMHQQQSRSVMTEEYKVPDGMVGFIIGRGGEQISRIQQESGCKIQIAPDSGGLPERSCMLTGTPESVQSAKRLLDQIVEKGRPAPGFHHGDGPGNAVQEIMIPASKAGLVIGKGGETIKQLQERAGVKMVMIQDGPQNTGADKPLRITGDPYKVQQAKEMVLELIRDQGGFREVRNEYGSRIGGNEGIDVPIPRFAVGIVIGRNGEMIKKIQNDAGVRIQFKPDDGTTPDRIAQITGPPDRCQHAAEIITDLLRSVQAGNPGGPGPGGRGRGRGQGNWNMGPPGGLQEFNFIVPTGKTGLIIGKGGETIKSISQQSGARIELQRNPPPNADPNMKLFTIRGTPQQIDYARQLIEEKIGGPVNPLGPPVPHGPHGVPGPHGPPGPPGPGAPMGPYNPAPYNPGPPGPAPHGPPAPYAPQGWGNAYPHWQQQAPPDPAKAGTDPNSAAWAAYYAHYYQQQAQPPPAAPTGAPATTQTNGQGDQQNPAPAGQVDYTKAWEEYYKKMGQQGQTQDYSKAWEEYYKKQGQAVPAPAGAPPGGQPDYSAAWAEYYRQQAAYYAQTSPQGMPQHPPAPQGQ encoded by the exons ATGGCAGATTATTCAACCGTGCCTCCTCCTTCTTCGGGCTCAGctagcggcggcggcggcggaggaggaggaggagttaaCGATGCTTTCAAAGATGCGCTACAGAGAGCCCGGCAG attgcAGCAAAAATTGGAGGTGATGCTGGAACATCACTGAATTCAAATGACTATGGTTATGGGGGACAAAAAAGACCTTTGGAAGATGGAG ATGGCTCTTGGACAAGTCCGAGCAGTACAACACACTGGGAGGGAATGCCCTCTCCTTTTAAAG ATCAGCCGGATGCTAAGAAAGTTGCTCCTCAGAATGACT ctTTTGGAACACAGTTACCACCCATGCATCAACAGCAAAG cAGATCTGTGATGACAGAAGAATACAAAGTTCCAGATGGAATGGTTGGATTCA TAATTGGCAGAGGAGGTGAACAGATCTCACGCATACAACAGGAATCCGGATGCAAAATACAGATTGCTCCTG aCAGTGGTGGCCTTCCAGAAAGGTCTTGTATGTTAACTGGAACACCTGAGTCCGTCCA ATCAGCAAAACGGTTACTGGACCAGATTGTTGAAAAAGGAAGACCAGCTCCTGGCTTCCATCATGGAGATGGACCAGGTAATGCAGTTCAAGAAATCATGATTCCAGCTAGCAAGGCCGGATTAGTTATTGGAAAAGGAGGAGAGACGATTAAACAGCTTCAG GAGCGAGCTGGAGTTAAAATGGTTATGATTCAAGATGGGCCTCAGAACACTGGTGCTGACAAACCTCTTAGGATTACAGGAGACCCATACAAAGTTCAA CAAGCCAAGGAAATGGTGTTAGAGTTAATTCGTGATCAAGGTGGTTTCCGAGAAGTGCGAAATGAATATGGGTCAAGAATAGGAGGAAATGAAGGAATAGAT GTCCCTATCCCAAGATTTGCTGTTGGCATTGTAAtaggaagaaatggagagatgatcaaaaaaatacaaaatgatgcTGGTGTTCGAATTCAGTTTAAGCCAG aTGATGGAACAACACCTGATAGAATAGCACAAATAACAGGACCTCCAGATAGATGTCAGCATGCTGCAGAAATTATTACAGACCTTCTTCGAAGTGTTCAG GCTGGTAATCCTGGTGGTCCTGGACCTGGTGGTCGAGGAAGAGGTAGAGGTCAAGGCAACTGGAACATGGGACCACCTGGTGGACTAcaggaatttaattttattgttccaactgggaaaactggattaataataggaaaag gagGTGAAACCATAAAAAGCATAAGCCAACAGTCTGGTGCAAGAATAGAACTTCAGAGAAATCCTCCCCCTAATGCAGATCCTAATATGAAGTTATTTACAATTCGTGGCACTCCACAGCAAATAGACTATGCTCGGcaactcatagaagaaaagatTGGT GGCCCAGTAAATCCTTTAGGGCCACCTGTACCCCATGGGCCCCATGGTGTCCCGGGCCCCCATGGGCCTCCAGGGCCTCCAGGGCCTGGAGCTCCAATGGGACCATATAATCCTGCACCTTATAATCCAGGACCACCTGGTCCTGCTCCTCA TGGTCCTCCAGCCCCATATGCTCCCCAGGGATGGGGAAATGCCTATCCACACTGGCAGCAACAGGCGCCTCCTGATCCAG CTAAGGCAGGAACGGATCCAAATTCAGCAGCTTGGGCTGCTTATTATGCTCACTATTACCAGCAGCAAGCACAGCCACCACCTGCAGCTCCTACCGGTGCACCAGCTACAACCCAAACTAATGGACAAG GAGATCAGCAAAATCCAGCTCCAGCTGGGCAAGTTGATTATACAAAGGCTTGGGAAGAGTACTACAAGAAAATGG GTCAACAAGGGCAGACACAAGATTATTCAAAGGCTTGGGAGGAATATTACAAGAAGCAAG GTCAAGCAGTTCCTGCTCCCGCTGGGGCTCCACCAGGTGGTCAGCCAGATTATAGTGCAGCCTGGGCTGAGTATTATAGACAACAAGCAGCCTACTATGCCCAGACAAGTCCACAGGGAATGCCACAGCATCCTCCAGCACCTCAG GGCCAATAA
- the FUBP1 gene encoding far upstream element-binding protein 1 isoform X1 translates to MADYSTVPPPSSGSASGGGGGGGGGVNDAFKDALQRARQIAAKIGGDAGTSLNSNDYGYGGQKRPLEDGDGSWTSPSSTTHWEGMPSPFKDQPDAKKVAPQNDSFGTQLPPMHQQQSRSVMTEEYKVPDGMVGFIIGRGGEQISRIQQESGCKIQIAPDSGGLPERSCMLTGTPESVQSAKRLLDQIVEKGRPAPGFHHGDGPGNAVQEIMIPASKAGLVIGKGGETIKQLQERAGVKMVMIQDGPQNTGADKPLRITGDPYKVQQAKEMVLELIRDQGGFREVRNEYGSRIGGNEGIDVPIPRFAVGIVIGRNGEMIKKIQNDAGVRIQFKPDDGTTPDRIAQITGPPDRCQHAAEIITDLLRSVQAGNPGGPGPGGRGRGRGQGNWNMGPPGGLQEFNFIVPTGKTGLIIGKGGETIKSISQQSGARIELQRNPPPNADPNMKLFTIRGTPQQIDYARQLIEEKIGGPVNPLGPPVPHGPHGVPGPHGPPGPPGPGAPMGPYNPAPYNPGPPGPAPHGPPAPYAPQGWGNAYPHWQQQAPPDPAKAGTDPNSAAWAAYYAHYYQQQAQPPPAAPTGAPATTQTNGQGDQQNPAPAGQVDYTKAWEEYYKKMGQQGQTQDYSKAWEEYYKKQGQAVPAPAGAPPGGQPDYSAAWAEYYRQQAAYYAQTSPQGMPQHPPAPQCLPRPSTLGSAAKSNSAEDAASTKS, encoded by the exons ATGGCAGATTATTCAACCGTGCCTCCTCCTTCTTCGGGCTCAGctagcggcggcggcggcggaggaggaggaggagttaaCGATGCTTTCAAAGATGCGCTACAGAGAGCCCGGCAG attgcAGCAAAAATTGGAGGTGATGCTGGAACATCACTGAATTCAAATGACTATGGTTATGGGGGACAAAAAAGACCTTTGGAAGATGGAG ATGGCTCTTGGACAAGTCCGAGCAGTACAACACACTGGGAGGGAATGCCCTCTCCTTTTAAAG ATCAGCCGGATGCTAAGAAAGTTGCTCCTCAGAATGACT ctTTTGGAACACAGTTACCACCCATGCATCAACAGCAAAG cAGATCTGTGATGACAGAAGAATACAAAGTTCCAGATGGAATGGTTGGATTCA TAATTGGCAGAGGAGGTGAACAGATCTCACGCATACAACAGGAATCCGGATGCAAAATACAGATTGCTCCTG aCAGTGGTGGCCTTCCAGAAAGGTCTTGTATGTTAACTGGAACACCTGAGTCCGTCCA ATCAGCAAAACGGTTACTGGACCAGATTGTTGAAAAAGGAAGACCAGCTCCTGGCTTCCATCATGGAGATGGACCAGGTAATGCAGTTCAAGAAATCATGATTCCAGCTAGCAAGGCCGGATTAGTTATTGGAAAAGGAGGAGAGACGATTAAACAGCTTCAG GAGCGAGCTGGAGTTAAAATGGTTATGATTCAAGATGGGCCTCAGAACACTGGTGCTGACAAACCTCTTAGGATTACAGGAGACCCATACAAAGTTCAA CAAGCCAAGGAAATGGTGTTAGAGTTAATTCGTGATCAAGGTGGTTTCCGAGAAGTGCGAAATGAATATGGGTCAAGAATAGGAGGAAATGAAGGAATAGAT GTCCCTATCCCAAGATTTGCTGTTGGCATTGTAAtaggaagaaatggagagatgatcaaaaaaatacaaaatgatgcTGGTGTTCGAATTCAGTTTAAGCCAG aTGATGGAACAACACCTGATAGAATAGCACAAATAACAGGACCTCCAGATAGATGTCAGCATGCTGCAGAAATTATTACAGACCTTCTTCGAAGTGTTCAG GCTGGTAATCCTGGTGGTCCTGGACCTGGTGGTCGAGGAAGAGGTAGAGGTCAAGGCAACTGGAACATGGGACCACCTGGTGGACTAcaggaatttaattttattgttccaactgggaaaactggattaataataggaaaag gagGTGAAACCATAAAAAGCATAAGCCAACAGTCTGGTGCAAGAATAGAACTTCAGAGAAATCCTCCCCCTAATGCAGATCCTAATATGAAGTTATTTACAATTCGTGGCACTCCACAGCAAATAGACTATGCTCGGcaactcatagaagaaaagatTGGT GGCCCAGTAAATCCTTTAGGGCCACCTGTACCCCATGGGCCCCATGGTGTCCCGGGCCCCCATGGGCCTCCAGGGCCTCCAGGGCCTGGAGCTCCAATGGGACCATATAATCCTGCACCTTATAATCCAGGACCACCTGGTCCTGCTCCTCA TGGTCCTCCAGCCCCATATGCTCCCCAGGGATGGGGAAATGCCTATCCACACTGGCAGCAACAGGCGCCTCCTGATCCAG CTAAGGCAGGAACGGATCCAAATTCAGCAGCTTGGGCTGCTTATTATGCTCACTATTACCAGCAGCAAGCACAGCCACCACCTGCAGCTCCTACCGGTGCACCAGCTACAACCCAAACTAATGGACAAG GAGATCAGCAAAATCCAGCTCCAGCTGGGCAAGTTGATTATACAAAGGCTTGGGAAGAGTACTACAAGAAAATGG GTCAACAAGGGCAGACACAAGATTATTCAAAGGCTTGGGAGGAATATTACAAGAAGCAAG GTCAAGCAGTTCCTGCTCCCGCTGGGGCTCCACCAGGTGGTCAGCCAGATTATAGTGCAGCCTGGGCTGAGTATTATAGACAACAAGCAGCCTACTATGCCCAGACAAGTCCACAGGGAATGCCACAGCATCCTCCAGCACCTCAG TGCCTTCCCAGACCTTCCACCTTAGGTTCTGCTGCAAAAAGCAACAG TGCTGAAGATGCTGCAAGCACCAAATCATAG